A part of Micromonospora chersina genomic DNA contains:
- a CDS encoding HAD-IIB family hydrolase, with protein MNDLRVVAFDLDDTLAVSKSQIDRRMAELLGHLLTEVDVLIISGGRFEQFEMQVLAHLDLTEEQRGRLHLMPTCGTRYYRWSDGDWRQVYAEDLSEADKARVVAALTESAQALDLWEPKTWGDIIEDRGSQITFSALGQSAPPAEKYGWDPDGSKKKRLRDAVAAKLPDLEVRGGGSTSIDVTRKGVDKAYGMRKLLECLDLKTDNVLFVGDRLDEGGNDYPVKDMGIRCVAVTRWEETADYVEALVDDLVKLRAEPA; from the coding sequence GTGAACGATCTTCGAGTGGTGGCGTTCGACCTGGACGACACCCTGGCGGTTTCCAAGTCCCAGATCGATCGTCGGATGGCGGAACTCCTCGGCCACCTGCTCACCGAGGTGGACGTGCTGATCATCTCCGGTGGCCGCTTCGAGCAGTTCGAGATGCAGGTGCTGGCCCACCTGGACCTGACCGAGGAGCAGCGCGGCCGCCTGCACCTGATGCCGACCTGCGGCACCCGCTACTACCGCTGGTCCGACGGCGACTGGCGGCAGGTCTACGCCGAGGACCTGAGCGAGGCCGACAAGGCCCGGGTCGTCGCGGCGCTCACCGAGTCGGCGCAGGCCCTCGACCTGTGGGAGCCGAAGACCTGGGGCGACATCATCGAGGACCGGGGCAGCCAGATCACCTTCTCGGCGCTGGGCCAGTCCGCCCCGCCGGCCGAGAAGTACGGCTGGGACCCGGACGGCAGCAAGAAGAAGCGGCTCCGCGATGCGGTCGCCGCGAAGCTGCCCGACCTGGAGGTCCGCGGTGGCGGCTCGACCTCCATCGACGTCACCCGCAAGGGCGTGGACAAGGCGTACGGCATGCGGAAGCTGCTGGAGTGCCTGGACCTGAAGACCGACAACGTGCTCTTCGTCGGTGACCGGCTGGACGAGGGCGGCAACGACTACCCGGTGAAGGACATGGGCATCCGCTGCGTGGCGGTCACCCGCTGGGAGGAGACGGCCGACTACGTGGAGGCTCTCGTCGACGACCTGGTGAAGCTGCGGGCCGAGCCGGCCTGA
- a CDS encoding class I SAM-dependent methyltransferase, translating to MRQEEIWDAETAQRYDTPGSGMFAPEVLGPTVDRLAALAGDGRALEFAVGTGRVAVPLAERGVPVTGIELSAPMVEQLRTKVDEATIPVVVGDMATATAPGEYTLVYLVYNTISNLLDQAEQVACFRNAARHLRPGGRFVIELWVPELRKLPPGQEAVVWCAEPGYIGLDTYDVLRQQVVSHHFRFGEGREARLGRSPHRYIWPAELDLMGQLAGFELEARHADWSGAEFTAESRSHVSVYRLPG from the coding sequence ATGCGTCAGGAGGAGATCTGGGACGCCGAGACGGCCCAGCGCTACGACACACCGGGCAGCGGGATGTTCGCGCCGGAGGTCCTCGGGCCCACCGTGGACCGCCTCGCCGCCCTCGCCGGCGACGGCCGCGCGCTCGAGTTCGCCGTCGGCACCGGCCGGGTGGCCGTGCCGCTCGCGGAACGCGGCGTGCCGGTGACCGGGATCGAGCTGTCCGCACCGATGGTCGAGCAGCTCCGGACGAAGGTCGACGAGGCGACCATCCCCGTGGTCGTCGGCGACATGGCCACCGCCACGGCGCCCGGCGAATACACGCTGGTCTACCTGGTCTACAACACCATCTCCAACCTGCTCGACCAGGCCGAACAGGTCGCCTGCTTCCGCAACGCGGCCCGCCACCTGCGGCCGGGCGGGCGGTTCGTGATCGAGCTGTGGGTGCCCGAGCTGCGCAAACTGCCTCCCGGGCAGGAGGCCGTGGTGTGGTGCGCCGAGCCCGGCTACATCGGCCTGGACACGTACGACGTGCTGCGCCAGCAGGTCGTGTCCCACCACTTCCGGTTCGGCGAGGGCCGCGAGGCGCGGCTGGGCCGCAGCCCGCACCGCTACATCTGGCCGGCCGAGCTGGACCTCATGGGCCAGCTCGCCGGATTCGAACTGGAGGCTAGGCACGCGGACTGGTCCGGGGCGGAGTTCACGGCCGAGTCCCGTTCCCACGTCTCCGTCTACCGCCTGCCCGGCTGA
- a CDS encoding SRPBCC family protein, giving the protein MPRIDLTTRVSATPEAVFDACLDVDLHTTSMGASGERATGGVTTGRLSAGDVVTWQARHFGLPWRMTVRITDHQRPHRFVDEQTSGPFARWRHEHLFAPDPADPSVTIMRDRIEFGAPMGPAGALVARVVLRPYLRRLIARRNVFLAEALVSRAGGRRRRGNGTRP; this is encoded by the coding sequence GTGCCGCGTATCGACCTGACCACGAGGGTCAGTGCCACCCCCGAGGCCGTCTTCGACGCCTGTCTGGACGTCGACCTGCACACCACGTCGATGGGCGCCAGCGGCGAGCGCGCGACCGGAGGCGTCACGACCGGCCGCCTCTCGGCCGGCGACGTCGTCACCTGGCAGGCGCGGCACTTCGGCCTGCCGTGGCGCATGACCGTGCGGATCACCGACCACCAGCGGCCGCACCGGTTCGTGGACGAGCAGACCAGCGGCCCGTTCGCGCGCTGGCGCCACGAGCACCTCTTCGCGCCCGACCCCGCCGACCCGTCGGTCACGATCATGCGCGACCGCATCGAGTTCGGCGCCCCGATGGGACCGGCCGGCGCCCTGGTCGCCCGCGTCGTCCTGCGGCCGTACCTGCGCCGGCTGATCGCCCGCCGGAACGTCTTCCTGGCCGAGGCGTTGGTCAGCCGGGCAGGCGGTAGACGGAGACGTGGGAACGGGACTCGGCCGTGA
- a CDS encoding ArsI/CadI family heavy metal resistance metalloenzyme, with translation MSRVQLALRVSDLEGSVAFYSKLFGVEPAKRRPGYANFAVENPPLKLVLLEGEADQPTVMDHLGVEVFSTDEVNAATRRLTDSGLITLEENDTECCYALQDKVWVRGPGNEPWEVYTVKADSGQLEKATESACCTPAADKEPAAAGAAGSCC, from the coding sequence ATGTCCCGTGTCCAGCTCGCCCTGCGCGTGTCCGACCTCGAAGGCTCCGTGGCCTTCTACTCGAAGCTGTTCGGCGTCGAGCCGGCCAAGCGCCGCCCCGGCTACGCCAACTTCGCCGTCGAGAACCCGCCGCTGAAGCTCGTCCTCCTCGAAGGTGAGGCCGACCAGCCCACGGTCATGGACCACCTCGGCGTCGAGGTGTTCAGCACCGACGAGGTCAACGCCGCGACCAGGCGCCTCACCGACTCCGGCCTGATCACGCTGGAGGAGAACGACACCGAGTGCTGTTACGCCCTCCAGGACAAGGTGTGGGTGCGCGGCCCCGGCAACGAGCCGTGGGAGGTCTACACCGTCAAGGCCGACTCCGGGCAGCTCGAGAAGGCGACCGAGAGTGCCTGCTGCACCCCGGCCGCCGACAAGGAGCCCGCCGCGGCCGGAGCCGCCGGAAGCTGCTGCTGA
- a CDS encoding ArsR/SmtB family transcription factor → MSKQELPVVDLNAVACCSPIAVRPMDADQAAVVAPMFKALGDPVRLRLMSMIASVPEMCVCDLTPAFDLSAPTISHHLKVLREAGLVDSERRGTWVWYRVKPEAFRQLGALLDVSAAPTAGSAA, encoded by the coding sequence ATGTCGAAACAAGAGCTGCCGGTGGTGGACCTCAACGCGGTCGCCTGCTGCTCCCCCATCGCCGTCCGCCCGATGGACGCCGATCAGGCGGCGGTGGTCGCGCCGATGTTCAAGGCCCTGGGCGACCCGGTCCGGCTGCGCCTGATGTCGATGATCGCCTCGGTGCCGGAGATGTGCGTCTGCGACCTGACCCCGGCGTTCGACCTGTCCGCGCCGACCATCTCCCACCACCTCAAGGTGCTGCGCGAGGCCGGCCTGGTCGACTCCGAGCGGCGCGGCACGTGGGTCTGGTACCGGGTCAAGCCGGAGGCGTTCCGCCAGCTCGGCGCACTGCTCGACGTGTCTGCCGCCCCGACCGCCGGCAGCGCCGCGTGA
- a CDS encoding arsenate reductase ArsC, whose product MSDKPTVLFVCVHNAGRSQMAAGWLRHLAGDTVEVRSAGSEPADQINPVAVEAMHEVGIDITGQTPARLTWDAAEASDVIVTMGCGDACPVFPGKRYEDWKLTDPAGQPVEVVRQVRDDIRARVAALVADLHGER is encoded by the coding sequence ATGAGCGACAAGCCCACCGTCCTGTTCGTCTGCGTCCACAACGCCGGCCGCTCCCAGATGGCCGCCGGCTGGCTGCGCCACCTCGCCGGCGACACCGTCGAGGTCCGGTCCGCCGGCTCCGAACCCGCCGACCAGATCAACCCCGTCGCCGTCGAGGCCATGCACGAAGTCGGCATCGACATCACCGGCCAGACCCCGGCCCGCCTCACCTGGGACGCGGCCGAGGCCAGCGACGTCATCGTCACCATGGGCTGCGGCGACGCCTGCCCCGTCTTCCCCGGCAAACGCTACGAGGACTGGAAGCTCACCGATCCGGCCGGGCAACCCGTCGAGGTGGTCCGCCAGGTCCGGGACGACATCAGGGCCCGGGTCGCCGCGCTGGTCGCCGATCTCCACGGCGAGCGGTGA
- a CDS encoding M48 family metalloprotease translates to MGEPAPRTGTPHPPLPSATLGRFVAAATAVVGTSMFGWQIVLVDAAATRERATCLAGLRGLPPAIDVRAGTVDAESEAAVNRCLGTLDSDVRRQLLTGLAVLLVVTALVYLAAPWVERRLRGLRRLDRVPGTEALRADLAALVREAGLRRAPTFLVSRSARVSGNTFGTVAGRYVRLDLGLVHAHRTAPARFRAVVLHELAHLRNADVDLTRLTVALAWAFPLGVVVPAAVTFVGARRAPDLGRDVWRLALFAVVVQVSAWSVLRAREFAADARLGGDDAVGARALLGVEGRPAGWRDRLGALFRFHPLARARADELDRPRRLVSARPVEALGAGLAAGIAAPPLMDLLSHLPRRLVGLDALTGGSYAAGLLLGAPLALVLTGTLWRSAWWARRHGGRPVRGAVFGAALVVGLLVGRRLAWSAGYADDRPVWWVELTLALGAVAGGALLGRWVVLGADAWLRRLPRHADGRAVRRVWAAAAVAATVLTAGFLGSLLMLDTWFADGEVSLVRLVAAREGHPDHVTVVTVADTLGWHVRALADQAPYLLAAPLAAALLPLVATRAATRLALRLGAVSGIVAAVALPVVAAGVAVAARDPGLGPGALRGLVDGHTLLPVTLVEVTAAVAVVAGRRLSIWHGTLAALTAGVLLAPAVLAAGVLLSCGAGCVAPDRAAVARALGHALLVAPVVATVAAALGAAVTAGLVRAASRRWLASGTAAAVLLGLAAAAVTGDGPGSRSAAPVDRDRCLVGVWRLSAGRYHFPVATDSVLGRLAGVSAATTVDLTSGASTGYATAYRVDGTATDLYDLAVAEGTLNGHRVQRVRRGTQTYRWTAGSGRYTQRNVVTSGDLALLRVDGREADVTTVVDDSASTYRCGPAELVIRSDGDDGSWGEETFVRSPA, encoded by the coding sequence GTGGGTGAGCCGGCGCCGCGCACCGGGACGCCGCACCCGCCGCTCCCGTCGGCCACCCTGGGCCGGTTCGTCGCCGCGGCGACGGCGGTGGTCGGGACCAGCATGTTCGGCTGGCAGATCGTGCTGGTCGATGCGGCCGCCACCCGGGAGCGGGCCACCTGCCTGGCCGGGTTGCGGGGCCTGCCGCCCGCCATCGACGTGCGGGCCGGCACTGTCGACGCCGAGTCGGAGGCCGCCGTGAACCGGTGCCTCGGCACCCTCGACTCGGACGTGCGGCGGCAGTTGCTCACCGGCCTGGCGGTGCTCCTGGTGGTGACGGCGCTGGTCTACCTGGCCGCGCCGTGGGTCGAGCGGAGGCTGCGCGGCCTGCGCCGGCTGGACCGGGTGCCGGGTACGGAGGCGCTGCGGGCCGACCTGGCCGCGCTGGTGCGGGAGGCGGGCCTGCGGCGGGCACCCACGTTCCTGGTCTCCCGGTCGGCCCGGGTCAGCGGGAACACCTTCGGCACGGTGGCCGGCCGCTACGTCCGGCTCGATCTGGGGCTGGTGCACGCGCATCGCACGGCCCCGGCGCGGTTCCGCGCCGTCGTGCTGCACGAACTCGCGCACCTGCGCAACGCGGACGTGGACCTGACCCGGCTGACCGTCGCGCTGGCGTGGGCGTTCCCGCTGGGTGTGGTCGTCCCGGCCGCCGTCACCTTCGTCGGCGCGCGCCGGGCGCCGGACCTGGGCCGGGACGTGTGGCGGCTGGCGCTGTTCGCGGTGGTGGTGCAGGTCTCCGCCTGGTCGGTGCTGCGGGCCCGCGAGTTCGCGGCGGACGCCCGCCTCGGCGGCGACGACGCGGTGGGTGCCCGGGCGCTGCTCGGCGTCGAGGGACGGCCGGCCGGGTGGCGGGACCGGTTGGGTGCCCTGTTCCGGTTCCATCCGCTGGCCCGGGCGCGCGCCGACGAGCTGGACCGGCCCCGACGGCTGGTGTCCGCCCGGCCGGTCGAGGCGCTCGGCGCCGGGCTTGCCGCCGGCATCGCGGCACCGCCGCTCATGGACCTGCTGTCCCACCTGCCGCGCCGGCTGGTCGGGCTCGACGCGCTCACCGGCGGGTCCTACGCGGCGGGGTTGCTGCTCGGTGCGCCGCTGGCGTTGGTGCTCACCGGGACGCTGTGGCGGTCGGCGTGGTGGGCGCGGCGGCACGGTGGGCGGCCGGTCCGGGGGGCGGTGTTCGGGGCGGCGCTGGTGGTCGGGCTGCTGGTGGGCCGGCGGCTCGCCTGGTCGGCCGGGTACGCGGACGACCGTCCGGTGTGGTGGGTGGAACTGACGCTGGCGCTGGGCGCGGTGGCCGGTGGTGCCCTGCTCGGCCGCTGGGTGGTGCTGGGCGCCGACGCCTGGCTGCGCCGCCTCCCCCGGCACGCGGACGGCCGCGCGGTGCGGCGCGTCTGGGCCGCCGCCGCCGTGGCGGCGACCGTGCTGACCGCCGGTTTCCTCGGTTCGCTGCTGATGCTGGACACATGGTTCGCCGACGGCGAGGTGAGCCTCGTGCGCCTGGTCGCCGCCCGCGAGGGCCACCCGGACCACGTCACAGTCGTCACGGTGGCCGACACCCTCGGCTGGCACGTGCGGGCCCTCGCCGACCAGGCGCCGTACCTGCTGGCCGCCCCGCTGGCCGCCGCGCTCCTCCCGCTGGTCGCCACGCGGGCCGCCACCCGGCTGGCGCTCCGGCTCGGCGCGGTCAGCGGGATCGTGGCCGCCGTGGCGCTGCCGGTGGTGGCGGCCGGCGTGGCGGTGGCCGCCCGGGACCCGGGCCTCGGGCCGGGCGCGCTGCGCGGCCTGGTCGACGGGCACACCCTGCTGCCCGTGACGCTTGTCGAGGTCACCGCCGCGGTGGCCGTCGTGGCGGGCCGCCGGCTGTCGATCTGGCACGGCACGCTCGCCGCGCTCACCGCCGGCGTGCTGCTCGCGCCGGCGGTGCTGGCCGCCGGCGTACTGCTGTCCTGCGGGGCGGGCTGCGTCGCTCCCGACCGGGCGGCGGTGGCCCGCGCGTTGGGGCACGCGCTGCTCGTCGCGCCGGTGGTCGCCACAGTCGCCGCGGCGCTCGGCGCCGCCGTGACGGCCGGGCTGGTCCGGGCCGCGTCCCGGCGCTGGCTCGCCTCCGGTACGGCGGCGGCCGTGCTGCTCGGCCTGGCCGCCGCGGCCGTCACGGGCGACGGGCCGGGCAGCCGCTCCGCCGCGCCGGTGGACCGGGACCGCTGCCTCGTCGGCGTGTGGCGGCTCTCCGCCGGCCGCTACCACTTTCCCGTGGCGACGGACTCGGTGCTGGGCCGGCTGGCCGGGGTGTCGGCGGCCACGACCGTCGACCTGACCAGCGGGGCGTCGACCGGGTACGCCACCGCGTACCGGGTGGACGGCACGGCGACGGACCTGTACGACCTGGCGGTGGCGGAGGGGACGCTGAACGGGCACCGCGTCCAGCGGGTGCGCCGGGGCACCCAGACCTACCGGTGGACGGCCGGGTCGGGCCGGTACACCCAGCGGAACGTGGTGACCAGCGGTGACCTCGCCCTGCTGCGGGTGGACGGGCGGGAGGCCGACGTGACGACGGTGGTGGACGACTCGGCCAGCACGTACCGGTGCGGACCGGCCGAGCTGGTGATCCGGTCCGACGGCGACGACGGTTCGTGGGGCGAGGAGACGTTCGTCCGCAGCCCGGCGTGA
- a CDS encoding MauE/DoxX family redox-associated membrane protein — protein MIDMIAALQPLVVGAVLIWSARVKLLNRHAATVARRSALAPLLGEGRALPAYRLLGGVELILGALLVLPPALRLENAVATALAAGFLGYLTYARRTAPTSSCGCLSSRPTPVSGRGLGRAALLVAAAGLATLAPGGWPAALADRPLAGGAALLAEAAAVVALSPELDAAWLLPLRRLRARLTNPLRGGTGLPLLATVQQVQLSDSYRRVAPLLRSDVREHWDDGEWRFVGHAARYQGRPATAVFAVPLVGGEPDAVRVAVVDDATGQTLLALAGAGRPAGPRLDVVPA, from the coding sequence ATGATCGACATGATCGCGGCGCTGCAACCGCTGGTCGTCGGTGCGGTGCTGATCTGGTCCGCACGCGTCAAACTCCTCAACCGGCACGCCGCGACGGTCGCCCGCCGCTCCGCGCTCGCCCCGCTGCTCGGGGAGGGCCGCGCGCTGCCCGCGTACCGGCTGCTCGGAGGCGTCGAGCTGATCCTCGGCGCGCTCCTCGTGCTGCCGCCCGCCCTGCGGCTGGAGAACGCCGTCGCCACCGCCCTGGCCGCCGGCTTCCTCGGCTACCTCACGTACGCCCGCCGGACCGCGCCCACCTCCTCGTGCGGCTGCCTGAGCAGCCGGCCGACCCCGGTCTCCGGTCGCGGCCTCGGCCGGGCCGCTCTGCTGGTGGCGGCGGCCGGGCTGGCCACCCTGGCGCCCGGCGGCTGGCCCGCCGCACTCGCCGACCGCCCGCTCGCCGGCGGCGCCGCGCTCCTGGCCGAGGCGGCGGCCGTGGTGGCGCTCTCGCCCGAACTGGACGCCGCCTGGCTGCTGCCGCTGCGCCGGCTGCGCGCCCGGCTGACCAACCCGCTGCGCGGCGGCACCGGTCTGCCGCTGCTCGCCACCGTGCAGCAGGTCCAGCTCAGCGACTCGTACCGGCGGGTGGCGCCGCTGCTCCGCTCCGACGTCCGCGAACACTGGGACGACGGCGAGTGGCGCTTCGTCGGCCACGCCGCGCGCTACCAGGGCCGGCCGGCCACCGCGGTCTTCGCGGTGCCGCTGGTCGGCGGCGAGCCCGACGCGGTACGCGTCGCCGTCGTCGACGACGCCACCGGGCAGACGCTGCTGGCCCTGGCCGGGGCCGGGCGGCCCGCCGGCCCGCGGCTCGACGTGGTCCCCGCGTAG
- a CDS encoding cell wall protein — MPQTLDRRRLLATAALGGVVGATGLGSLAPEAAFAAEPATVEPGAPDPNFVEGRISKISGHLLLVTGSDTVLHSIRITDGTSIWKLHPTTFDQVAIGDGLYARGVRLPDGTLAADSVWVNIVNLHAHIAAVGRNLLHLDHKGQRIVAHVVPGRSAAVYNGTPAVSDLSLLRVGRHVQVLGAWHPDTNEIDIATVYAAA; from the coding sequence ATGCCCCAGACCCTGGACCGCCGCCGCCTCCTCGCCACCGCCGCGCTCGGCGGCGTGGTGGGCGCCACCGGACTCGGCTCGCTCGCCCCCGAGGCGGCCTTCGCCGCCGAGCCGGCGACAGTCGAACCCGGCGCCCCCGACCCGAACTTCGTCGAGGGCCGCATCAGCAAGATCTCCGGCCACCTGCTGCTGGTCACCGGATCCGACACCGTGCTGCACTCGATCCGGATCACCGACGGCACGAGCATCTGGAAACTGCACCCGACCACGTTCGACCAGGTCGCCATCGGCGACGGGCTCTACGCCCGCGGCGTCCGCCTGCCCGACGGCACGCTCGCCGCCGACTCGGTGTGGGTCAACATCGTCAACCTGCACGCGCACATCGCCGCCGTCGGCCGCAACCTGCTGCACCTCGACCACAAGGGCCAGCGCATCGTCGCCCACGTCGTGCCCGGCCGGTCCGCCGCGGTCTACAACGGCACCCCGGCCGTCAGCGACCTGTCGCTGCTCCGGGTCGGCCGGCACGTCCAGGTGCTCGGCGCCTGGCACCCGGACACCAACGAGATCGACATCGCCACCGTCTACGCCGCCGCCTGA
- a CDS encoding YoaK family protein: MVPRLLVLLAVASGVLDVVCVTRLGGFFASVITGNLVQVGRALAAGDLRALAGGAVAVGGYAAGVGAASHALRRAGPGWRPRSTAVATAEAALLVVVAAGWLAAGARPGYGTGLVLLGLAATASGTQTALTLSLGVPGASTTYFTGSLTDAVRRVLSGPRRFAATRGGLGRLAGLLAGAALGGVLLEVAPAWAPAPAAALVGLVSLVALRRM, from the coding sequence GTGGTGCCACGACTGCTGGTGCTGCTGGCCGTCGCGTCGGGCGTGCTGGACGTGGTGTGTGTGACCCGCCTCGGCGGCTTCTTCGCCAGCGTGATCACCGGCAACCTGGTGCAGGTCGGCCGGGCGCTCGCCGCGGGGGACCTCCGCGCCCTGGCGGGCGGTGCCGTCGCGGTGGGCGGGTACGCGGCCGGGGTCGGCGCCGCCAGCCACGCGTTGCGCCGCGCCGGGCCGGGCTGGCGCCCGCGTTCCACGGCTGTCGCGACGGCCGAGGCGGCGTTGCTGGTCGTGGTGGCCGCCGGCTGGCTGGCGGCCGGCGCGCGGCCCGGCTACGGCACCGGCCTCGTCCTGCTCGGCCTCGCCGCGACCGCCAGCGGTACGCAGACCGCGCTCACCCTGAGCCTCGGGGTGCCCGGCGCGTCGACCACGTACTTCACCGGGTCGCTCACCGACGCGGTGCGGCGGGTGCTGTCGGGTCCGCGCCGGTTCGCCGCCACCCGGGGTGGGCTGGGTCGGTTGGCCGGGTTGCTCGCCGGCGCGGCACTCGGCGGGGTGCTGCTGGAGGTCGCGCCGGCCTGGGCGCCGGCGCCCGCGGCGGCCCTGGTCGGGCTGGTTTCCCTGGTCGCGCTCCGCCGTATGTAG
- a CDS encoding DUF4331 family protein, which translates to MSHHLDTPLAAQSGQLYLDDLYVFDGERGTVLVMDVNSSVTRADIKPGFHHEARYEFKVHVDGSEMEELTYRVAFGELDGQGRQELTVHALTGAEAYDDAATGTPVAQGRTGEEVTGDHLRVWAGRITDPFYIDLDQLATVNDAFKNGAALDRSAWRPENAKNSFAGTTVDSIVLEVSRDAPMLRVGTRIGVWAATKLATDAGGWRQINRAGHPMMWPIFWPTDTDFSNPANTRHPCEDLRADGEEIASTVARVVAANGTAPDPGAYGWSVAREVYPDVLSYQVGTPANYGFALRNGRTMADNAPEVMFSLVLNTGVTSGLTPDITRDARAAAFPYVVPAGR; encoded by the coding sequence ATGTCGCACCACCTCGACACCCCGCTCGCCGCCCAGAGCGGCCAGCTCTACCTCGACGACCTCTACGTCTTCGACGGCGAGCGCGGGACCGTCCTGGTCATGGACGTCAACAGCTCGGTGACCCGCGCCGACATCAAGCCGGGCTTCCACCACGAGGCGCGGTACGAGTTCAAGGTGCACGTCGACGGCAGCGAGATGGAGGAGCTGACCTACCGGGTGGCCTTCGGTGAACTCGACGGGCAGGGCCGGCAGGAACTGACCGTGCACGCCCTCACCGGCGCGGAGGCGTACGACGACGCCGCCACCGGCACGCCGGTCGCCCAGGGCCGCACCGGCGAGGAGGTGACCGGCGACCACCTGCGGGTCTGGGCCGGGCGGATCACCGACCCCTTCTACATCGACCTGGACCAGCTCGCCACCGTCAACGACGCCTTCAAGAACGGCGCCGCGCTGGACCGCTCCGCCTGGCGGCCCGAGAACGCGAAGAACAGCTTCGCCGGCACCACCGTCGACTCGATCGTGCTGGAGGTGTCCCGGGACGCGCCGATGCTGCGCGTCGGCACCCGGATCGGCGTCTGGGCGGCCACCAAGCTGGCCACGGACGCCGGCGGATGGCGGCAGATCAACCGCGCCGGGCACCCGATGATGTGGCCGATCTTCTGGCCCACCGACACCGACTTCTCGAACCCCGCGAACACCCGCCACCCCTGCGAGGACCTGCGGGCCGACGGGGAGGAGATCGCCTCGACCGTCGCCCGGGTGGTGGCCGCCAACGGCACCGCGCCCGACCCGGGGGCGTACGGCTGGAGCGTGGCCCGCGAGGTCTACCCGGACGTGCTGTCCTACCAGGTCGGCACGCCGGCGAACTACGGCTTCGCCCTCCGCAACGGGCGCACCATGGCCGACAACGCCCCCGAGGTGATGTTCTCCCTGGTGCTCAACACGGGGGTGACCTCCGGCCTCACCCCGGACATCACCAGGGACGCCCGGGCCGCCGCCTTCCCGTACGTGGTCCCCGCCGGGCGGTGA
- a CDS encoding MFS transporter produces MSVDSSGIRAVLRAPQVLRVLLSSQVGRLPTASGPLALLLFARQSLSLAAAGLLVAAYTAGMAVGTPLLARAVDRWRQPPVLWGAAILSGLGFGAVALTGGHVTGAVLGAAVAGLGTPPLEACLRTLWPALLPPATVPTAYTLDIAVQEVIFVVGPLVTLLAVTVAGPAAGLVAAGVLQLAGTAAYALSPAVRAWRGVPAVRHWAGPLRVPRFTLLMAGVVGVGAAVGSIAVAVTGYAETAGDRRLSGWLLAAQAAGALAGGLLYTRARPGGPGRLPLLAAALTIGYLPLLLAPGPVPMAGLLVVSGLALPPVLTAIFLTAERLAEPGTVAEAFAWVSTAFVVGSAAGSALAGPLVSTSLRYGLAIAPVAALLGTVVLWAVSRADRSRHPENGPGPGAEVYARSS; encoded by the coding sequence ATGTCCGTCGACAGTTCCGGGATCCGGGCGGTGCTGCGCGCACCCCAGGTCCTCCGGGTCCTCCTCAGCAGCCAGGTCGGCCGGCTGCCCACCGCCAGCGGGCCGCTGGCCCTGCTCCTCTTCGCCCGCCAGTCGCTGAGCCTGGCCGCGGCCGGCCTGCTCGTCGCCGCGTACACGGCCGGGATGGCGGTGGGCACCCCGCTGCTGGCCCGGGCCGTGGACCGCTGGCGGCAGCCGCCCGTGCTGTGGGGCGCCGCGATCCTCTCCGGCCTCGGGTTCGGCGCGGTGGCGCTGACCGGCGGGCACGTCACCGGCGCCGTGCTCGGCGCCGCCGTGGCCGGGCTGGGCACGCCGCCGCTGGAGGCGTGCCTGCGTACCCTCTGGCCCGCCCTGCTCCCGCCCGCCACGGTGCCCACCGCGTACACGCTGGACATCGCCGTGCAGGAGGTGATCTTCGTGGTCGGCCCGCTGGTCACCCTCCTCGCGGTGACCGTGGCCGGCCCGGCCGCCGGGCTGGTCGCCGCCGGGGTCCTCCAGCTCGCCGGCACCGCGGCGTACGCGCTCAGCCCCGCCGTCCGCGCCTGGCGCGGCGTGCCGGCGGTGCGGCACTGGGCCGGGCCGCTGCGCGTACCCCGGTTCACCCTCCTGATGGCCGGCGTGGTCGGCGTCGGCGCGGCGGTCGGGAGCATCGCCGTGGCGGTGACCGGCTACGCCGAGACGGCCGGCGACCGGCGGCTCAGCGGCTGGCTGCTCGCGGCGCAGGCGGCCGGGGCGCTGGCCGGGGGCCTGCTCTACACCCGGGCGCGGCCGGGCGGGCCCGGGCGGCTGCCGCTGCTGGCCGCCGCGCTCACGATCGGCTACCTGCCGCTGCTGCTCGCCCCCGGCCCGGTCCCGATGGCCGGCCTGCTCGTGGTGAGCGGGCTGGCGCTGCCCCCGGTGCTCACCGCCATCTTCCTCACCGCCGAGCGGCTCGCCGAGCCGGGCACGGTGGCCGAGGCGTTCGCCTGGGTGAGCACGGCGTTCGTGGTGGGCAGCGCCGCCGGCTCCGCGCTCGCCGGCCCGCTGGTGTCGACGAGCCTCCGGTACGGGCTGGCGATCGCCCCGGTCGCCGCGCTGCTCGGCACCGTGGTGCTCTGGGCCGTCTCCCGTGCCGACCGGTCGCGACACCCGGAGAACGGCCCCGGGCCGGGGGCGGAGGTCTACGCTCGGTCCTCATGA